Proteins co-encoded in one Ponticoccus alexandrii genomic window:
- a CDS encoding pyridoxal phosphate-dependent decarboxylase family protein, with product MDWDEFADWGRRVADYGAGYHRELRDRPVRPDVKPGSVLGQLPKAPPEEGCSMTSILEDFDRIVMPGITHWQHPRFFAYFPANAAPPSMLAEMLVAQIAPQCMLWQTSPAATELETRMIDWLRQAVGLPHGFHGVIQDSASSATLTAMLVMREKVLGWKGNAEGLSEQRRVRIYCSDQVHTSVDRAAWISGIGQDNLIRIPTVAGDPKRPMDVAALRAQIRSDRADGYLPAGIVGATGGTSMGACDRIWELAEVAGSQGLYLHVDAAWAGAAMICRSFRELWRGVEKADSVVFNPHKWLGAQFDCSAHFVRDPDALRQTLAIRPEYLRSHAHAEVTDYSEWTIPLGRRFRALKLWFLLRYYGLEQLRQMVRNHVTWSRALARRLEGEPDFEIVTQPVLSLFTFRHRGDDAHNLKLLEQINADGRIYLTQTRVDGRLAIRFQAGAFAMTGEDAETAFYTITGMARIMR from the coding sequence CCGCCCGGACGTGAAGCCGGGCTCTGTGCTGGGGCAATTGCCCAAGGCGCCGCCGGAGGAGGGGTGCAGCATGACCTCGATCCTCGAGGACTTCGACCGCATCGTGATGCCCGGGATTACGCATTGGCAGCACCCGCGCTTCTTCGCCTATTTCCCGGCCAATGCGGCGCCGCCCTCGATGCTGGCAGAGATGCTGGTGGCGCAGATCGCGCCGCAATGCATGCTGTGGCAGACCTCTCCGGCGGCGACAGAGCTGGAGACCCGGATGATCGACTGGCTGCGGCAGGCGGTCGGGCTGCCGCACGGTTTTCACGGTGTGATCCAGGACAGCGCCTCTTCGGCGACCCTGACCGCGATGCTGGTCATGCGCGAGAAGGTGCTGGGCTGGAAGGGCAATGCCGAGGGCCTGTCCGAGCAGCGGCGTGTGCGGATCTATTGCTCGGACCAGGTTCATACTTCGGTGGATCGCGCGGCCTGGATCTCGGGGATCGGGCAGGACAACCTCATCCGGATTCCGACGGTCGCGGGCGATCCGAAACGGCCGATGGATGTCGCGGCGCTGAGGGCACAGATCCGGTCCGACCGCGCGGACGGCTACCTGCCCGCGGGCATCGTCGGCGCCACGGGCGGCACCAGCATGGGCGCCTGCGACCGCATCTGGGAACTGGCCGAAGTCGCCGGGAGCCAGGGGCTCTACCTGCATGTCGATGCCGCATGGGCGGGCGCGGCGATGATCTGCCGGTCCTTCCGCGAGCTGTGGCGCGGTGTCGAAAAGGCGGATTCGGTGGTCTTCAACCCGCACAAGTGGCTGGGCGCGCAGTTCGACTGTTCGGCCCATTTCGTGCGCGACCCCGACGCCCTGCGCCAGACCCTGGCGATCCGGCCCGAGTACCTGCGCAGTCATGCCCATGCCGAGGTGACGGATTATTCCGAGTGGACGATCCCGCTGGGCCGTCGCTTCCGGGCGCTGAAGCTGTGGTTCCTGCTGCGGTACTACGGGCTGGAACAACTGCGTCAGATGGTGCGCAACCACGTCACATGGTCGCGCGCGCTGGCCCGGCGGCTGGAGGGCGAGCCCGACTTCGAGATCGTGACACAGCCGGTCCTGTCGCTCTTTACCTTTCGCCACAGGGGCGACGACGCGCATAACCTGAAGCTGCTGGAACAGATCAACGCGGACGGGCGCATCTACCTGACGCAGACCCGGGTGGACGGCAGGCTGGCGATCCGCTTTCAGGCGGGCGCCTTTGCCATGACCGGCGAGGATGCGGAAACCGCCTTTTACACGATCACCGGCATGGCCCGCATCATGCGCTGA